CAAACAAGATGAATTGACGAATGAAATTTTCGAACAATTACAAAAGAAACTTGAGCAGTTTATGACTACATCTGAATATATTCTGCTCCTTGAAAAACAAATTGCACAGGCGATTCAATTTGCAGGCAAAGACGAAGTACACATCTACATCGATCCTGCAGATGAGAAATTGCTCTCTCACCTCTCTCCTCAATACCGAGAGAAAATTCAAATCAGCGAATATTCTTTTATGGGCGGCACCAGAGCGGTTATCCCACATAAGAATATATTGATTGATCATTCCTTTGAAAAGAAGCTACAAGAAGCAAAGAAGGATTTCCATTTTGACCTTGGAGGTAATAACAATGAATAAAATAGGAACCATTGTATCCATCAATGGACCAATTGTAAAAACGGCAGGTGATGTCGGATTTGTTATGCACGAGATGGTCTATGTCGGCAAGGAAAAACTCGTTGGCGAGGTCATCGGTCTGACAACAGACTTTACAATTGTCGAAGTATACGAAGAAACAAGCGGAATTAAACCAGGTGAAACAATTGAGGGAACTGGCGCACCAGTCAGCGTCACATTGGCACCTGGTATTTTAAATAATATCTTTGATGGTATTGAGCGTCCACTTTCAGAGATCGCCAAGGAAGGCGGAGCCTATATTTCCCGCGGTATCAGTGTCGAATCTTTGGATACAAAGAAAAAATGGCAGGCACATATTACTGTGAAAAAAGGTGACCATTTGCTCGGCGGATCTATTATTGCCGAGGTACAGGAGACTCCTGCGATCTTGCACAAGGTTATGCTTGCTCCAGACAAAGAAGGATATGTTGAGGATGTCGTAAGTGATGGAGAATACACCATCAACGAGACCATTTTGACTCTTCGCCACTATGATGGCTCAACAGAAGAAATCACAATGACTCAACATTGGCCAATTCGTGTGCCAAGACCAACAGCAAAGCGTTTCCCTGCATCTGTTCCCCTCATTACAGGTCAGCGTATCCTCGACACGCTCTTCCCATTAGCTAAGGGCGGTACAGCCGCTGTCCCTGGTGGATTTGGTACAGGTAAAACGATGACTCAGCACCAGATTGCCAAGTGGTCTGATGCCAATATTATTATCTACATCGGTTGCGGTGAGCGTGGAAACGAGATGACTCAGGTACTTGAGGAGTTCTCCGAATTGATCGACCCAAAGACGGGCAATCCATTGATGGACAGAACCACTTTGATTGCCAACACTTCAAATATGCCTGTGGCTGCCCGTGAGGCCAGTCTTTATTCAGGTCTAACCCTTGCCGAGTACTACCGTGATATGGGCTATGATGTTGCCATTATGGCGGATTCTACTTCTCGTTGGGCAGAGGCTCTTCGAGAACTCTCTGGTCGTCTTGAGGAAATGCCAGCCGAGGAAGGTTTCCCTGCTTATCTAGCTTCCAGACTTTCTGCTTTCTATGAGCGTGCTGGAATGATGCAAAACTTAAATGGATCTGAGGGTTCCGTATCCATTATCGGAGCTGTATCCCCACAGGGTGGTGATTTCTCTGAGCCAGTTACACAAAACACTAAGCGTTTCGTTCGCTGCTTCTGGGGACTGGATAAAAATCTTGCCTACGCAAGACATTTCCCTGCCATTCAATGGCTTGACTCCTATTCTGAGTATTTGACTGACCTTGCTCCTTGGTACACAGAGCATGTCAACAAGGACTTTGTGGATTACAGAAATCAATTGGTTTACCTTCTCAATCAGGAAGCTTCTTTGATGGAGATTGTTAAGTTGATTGGTGCTGATGTATTGCCTGATGATCAGAAACTAATTCTTGATATCGCCAAGGTAATTCGTGTTGGCTTCCTTCAGCAAAATGCGTTCCACAAGGACGATACCTGTGTCCCACTAGAAAAGCAATTTAAGATGATGGATGTCATTCTCTATCTCTACAAGAAGGCACGTTCCCTTGTACATATGAGTATGCCAATGTCTGTCTTAAAGGAAGATCCTATTTGGGATAAATTAATTTCTATCAAGTACGATATTCCAAATGATCGCTTGGATATGTTTGACGATTACAAAAAAGATATTGATCGCTTCTACGACAGTATCATGGAAAAGAATGCATAGGAGGGCATAATTATGGCTATCGAATATCTTGGACTCAGTTCTATAAATGGCCCTCTTGTTGTCCTAGAGGGCGTAAAGGGTGCAGCCTATGACGAAATCGTAGAGATGGATGTCAATGGCAAGGACAAAAAACTCGGTCGTATCGTAGAGATTAATGACGACAAAGCTGTAATTCAGGTCTTTGAAGGAACTGAAGGTATGGCACTTAGAAATACACATACAAGACTTACAGGACATCCAATGGAAATCGGAGTATCTGCCGATATGCTTGGTCGAACATTTAACGGTCTCGGTCAGCCAATCGACGATCTCGGTCCAATTAATGCCGATAAGATCTTAGATGTCAATGGAAAACCTCTTAACCCTGTAACAAGAGAGTACCCAAGAAACTACATCCGTACAGGTATCAGTGCCATCGACGGATTGATGACTTTGATTCGTGGACAGAAGCTTCCTATCTTTTCTGGAAACGGTCTTCCACATGATGAACTTGCTGCACAGCTTGTTCGCCAGTCCTCTCTTGGCGATGATGCCAACAGTGATGAAAAATTTGCCATTGTCTTTGCCGCCATGGGTGTAAAGCACGATGTTGCCGATTTCTTTAAGAGAACATTTGAGGAAAGTGGCGTTAGTGACCATGTGGCCACCTTTATCAACCTTGCCAATGATCCCGTTGTTGAGCGTTTGATCACACCAAAAGTTGCTCTGACACTGGCAGAGTATCTTGCCTTTGAAAAAGGAATGCATATTCTGGTTATCCTCACAGATATGACTTCATTTGCCGAGGCGATGCGTGAGGTTTCCTCTTCTAAGGGCGAGATTCCTTCAAGAAAAGGTTTCCCTGGTTACCTCTATTCAGAGCTTGCTACAATTTATGAGCGTGCAGGTATTGTTTCTGGCGTCAATGGATCAGTGACACAGATTCCAATTTTGACCATGCCAAATGACGATATCACTCACCCAATCCCTGACCTTACAGGTTACATCACAGAGGGACAGATCGTACTTGATCGAAACTTAAATGGTCAATCTATTTATCCTCCAATCAGCGTATTGCCATCTCTATCCCGTTTGATGAAGGATGGTATCGGTGAAGGATTTACAAGAAAAGACCATCAAGATGTTGCCAATCAGCTCTTCTCCTGCTATGCAAAAGTTGGAGATGCCAGAGCACTCGCTTCCGTTATCGGTGAAGATGAGCTTTCTGAGACTGATCAGACCTACTTGCTCTTTGGTCGAGAATTTGAAAAGAGATTTATTGGACAGGGAAAAGAAGAAAACAGAACCATTTTCGATACCTTGGACATCGGCTGGCAACTTCTTGGACTTATGCCAAGAGCAGAGCTTGACCGTATTGATACCAAGGTACTTGACCAATATTACAAGAAGACAAAGATCAATGCCGATGGCGACATTGTAGAAGATATTTTGACAGATTTGGATGCGAATCCAGACGAGGAATAGCCTATGAATATGAATGTCTTTCCAACAAAGGGAAATCTTATTGCAACAAAGAACTCTCTGGCTCTTGCTCGTCAGGGCTATGGCCTGATGGACAAAAAGAGGAATATTTTAATCCGTGAGCTAATGAATTTGACAGAGCAGGCAAAGGAAATTCAGACAGAGATTGATACAACCTTTACGGCGGCCTATGCCGCCCTCCAACAGGCAAATATTGAGCTTGGTATTGACTATGTCGAGGATATTGCCGCATCTGTTCCTGTAGAAAATGGCGTTCGCATTAAGACAAGAAGTGTTATGGGTACAGAGATTCCACTTGTTGAATGTAAAGTCGGAGCACCAGATCTTGTCTATGCCTACTACTCTTCCAGAGAGAGTCTGGATATTGCACGTGAAAACTTTCAAAAGGTAAAGAACTTAACGGTTCGCCTGTCTATGATTGAAAACGCAGCGTATCGTTTGGCCAGCAATATCAAAAAGACACAAAAGCGTGCCAATGCATTGAAAAATATTACGATTCCTGCCTACGAGACCATTACAAAGAATATTACCAATGCCCTTGAGGAAAAGGAACGTGAGGAATTTACAAGACTAAAAGTCATCAAGCAAATGAAGGGTTAATGCGGATGAGGATTGTTCACAATATCCTCGGATTGTTCATCGCCTTTTCTTTGATGATCATCCTCCTATTCACATCCATTGAGGCCATTGTCTATTGGATGCCTGGCTACTTTCGATATGAATACAGTAAATATGATGTCACCAACGATGTTTCTATGAATATGGATGACCTATTGGATGTTTCCAATCAAATGATGAGCTATCTCCATGGCGACAAAGAGAATCTCTCTGACATCACCACAACCATTGATGGTCAAAAGAATGTTTCTTTTTTTAATGAACGTGAAATTGCCCATATGGTCGATGTCCGAAATCTCTTTGTCGGTGCCATCTTTTTGAGAAGAGTGCTTATTGGCTTTATCCTTTTTTCTCTTATCTTTATGAAATGTACAAAAGCTAAGCTAAGAAGAACGGTTTCAAAGACAATGTTCATTGGCTCAATTTTATTTTTTGCATTGATTGCCGTCTTGGCTACGGTGATCTCGACAAATTTTACAAAGTACTTTATTCTCTTTCACCATATTTTCTTTCGCAATGATTTGTGGCAATTGGATCCAAGTACTGACCGCTTGATCAACATTGTACCCGAGCCATTTTTTATGGACACAGCTCGAAATATTGGCATTCTTTATGCTGTACTTGTTGGCCTCACCTTTGTCCTCGCATGGACAGTCAACCGCAGCAATAGAAAAGCAAATAAAAACTTTACTAAGTAAAAAGCACGGTCTATAATAACATAGACCGTGTTTTTTGGTCTATCTATAACGAAAGGATCTTACTTATGAGATTTGCAAAACGACTCACTAGTTTTTTATTGGCCATT
This region of Lachnospiraceae bacterium oral taxon 096 genomic DNA includes:
- a CDS encoding V-type ATP synthase subunit E — protein: MTTEEKLQHFHEACIADANTRAKQIIDEYSSALEKTFEDHKHENTRRAQLQLKIEEEKIHREGNKQLALEQVKFRRVLGCKQDELTNEIFEQLQKKLEQFMTTSEYILLLEKQIAQAIQFAGKDEVHIYIDPADEKLLSHLSPQYREKIQISEYSFMGGTRAVIPHKNILIDHSFEKKLQEAKKDFHFDLGGNNNE
- a CDS encoding V-type ATP synthase subunit A, yielding MNKIGTIVSINGPIVKTAGDVGFVMHEMVYVGKEKLVGEVIGLTTDFTIVEVYEETSGIKPGETIEGTGAPVSVTLAPGILNNIFDGIERPLSEIAKEGGAYISRGISVESLDTKKKWQAHITVKKGDHLLGGSIIAEVQETPAILHKVMLAPDKEGYVEDVVSDGEYTINETILTLRHYDGSTEEITMTQHWPIRVPRPTAKRFPASVPLITGQRILDTLFPLAKGGTAAVPGGFGTGKTMTQHQIAKWSDANIIIYIGCGERGNEMTQVLEEFSELIDPKTGNPLMDRTTLIANTSNMPVAAREASLYSGLTLAEYYRDMGYDVAIMADSTSRWAEALRELSGRLEEMPAEEGFPAYLASRLSAFYERAGMMQNLNGSEGSVSIIGAVSPQGGDFSEPVTQNTKRFVRCFWGLDKNLAYARHFPAIQWLDSYSEYLTDLAPWYTEHVNKDFVDYRNQLVYLLNQEASLMEIVKLIGADVLPDDQKLILDIAKVIRVGFLQQNAFHKDDTCVPLEKQFKMMDVILYLYKKARSLVHMSMPMSVLKEDPIWDKLISIKYDIPNDRLDMFDDYKKDIDRFYDSIMEKNA
- a CDS encoding V-type ATP synthase subunit B, with protein sequence MAIEYLGLSSINGPLVVLEGVKGAAYDEIVEMDVNGKDKKLGRIVEINDDKAVIQVFEGTEGMALRNTHTRLTGHPMEIGVSADMLGRTFNGLGQPIDDLGPINADKILDVNGKPLNPVTREYPRNYIRTGISAIDGLMTLIRGQKLPIFSGNGLPHDELAAQLVRQSSLGDDANSDEKFAIVFAAMGVKHDVADFFKRTFEESGVSDHVATFINLANDPVVERLITPKVALTLAEYLAFEKGMHILVILTDMTSFAEAMREVSSSKGEIPSRKGFPGYLYSELATIYERAGIVSGVNGSVTQIPILTMPNDDITHPIPDLTGYITEGQIVLDRNLNGQSIYPPISVLPSLSRLMKDGIGEGFTRKDHQDVANQLFSCYAKVGDARALASVIGEDELSETDQTYLLFGREFEKRFIGQGKEENRTIFDTLDIGWQLLGLMPRAELDRIDTKVLDQYYKKTKINADGDIVEDILTDLDANPDEE
- a CDS encoding V-type ATP synthase subunit D, with the protein product MNMNVFPTKGNLIATKNSLALARQGYGLMDKKRNILIRELMNLTEQAKEIQTEIDTTFTAAYAALQQANIELGIDYVEDIAASVPVENGVRIKTRSVMGTEIPLVECKVGAPDLVYAYYSSRESLDIARENFQKVKNLTVRLSMIENAAYRLASNIKKTQKRANALKNITIPAYETITKNITNALEEKEREEFTRLKVIKQMKG
- a CDS encoding TIGR01906 family membrane protein translates to MRIVHNILGLFIAFSLMIILLFTSIEAIVYWMPGYFRYEYSKYDVTNDVSMNMDDLLDVSNQMMSYLHGDKENLSDITTTIDGQKNVSFFNEREIAHMVDVRNLFVGAIFLRRVLIGFILFSLIFMKCTKAKLRRTVSKTMFIGSILFFALIAVLATVISTNFTKYFILFHHIFFRNDLWQLDPSTDRLINIVPEPFFMDTARNIGILYAVLVGLTFVLAWTVNRSNRKANKNFTK